In bacterium, a single window of DNA contains:
- the tagO_1 gene encoding putative undecaprenyl-phosphate N-acetylglucosaminyl 1-phosphate transferase, protein MDFVLLLWIPLVFAMATTWLFTFRVIRFAHQREVLDHPDPRKIHKDPLALLGGLGVLVGFLVGLVSLMPVLGGIHISGVVQHPGDPEEALTVYRTLGIVIGGTLVFILGLFDDLYHLRPSSKALGQLAICVVVLCFGLSWDFVSNPFGPNALENMPWLRLLFRDDQGGLLVFHGYLNIFLTILWLMGCMNAINLSDGLDGLASGTTLIAGAAFLFLASLSDQHVAALLAAAMCGAALGFLPHNFPKAKIILGDAGSLLFGFLLGAIAIEGAYKTAAGLTLLLPFLILGVPIFDTTWAMIRRSLSGQPIGVPDKNHIHHQLLRRGLTPNQATLLLWSCTAALACVAIWVAGH, encoded by the coding sequence GTGGACTTCGTCCTGCTCCTCTGGATCCCGCTCGTGTTCGCCATGGCGACCACCTGGCTCTTCACCTTCCGGGTGATTCGCTTTGCGCATCAGCGGGAAGTCCTCGACCACCCGGACCCGCGCAAAATCCACAAGGATCCACTGGCCCTCCTGGGGGGGTTGGGGGTGCTGGTCGGCTTCCTGGTGGGGCTGGTCAGTCTGATGCCGGTGCTCGGCGGGATTCACATTAGCGGGGTGGTGCAGCATCCGGGGGACCCGGAAGAGGCGCTGACGGTCTATCGGACGCTGGGAATTGTCATCGGCGGCACGCTGGTGTTTATCCTGGGCCTGTTCGACGACCTGTACCATCTCCGCCCCAGCTCCAAAGCGCTCGGGCAGCTGGCGATTTGCGTGGTGGTCCTGTGTTTCGGACTCTCCTGGGACTTTGTGTCCAATCCCTTCGGTCCAAACGCACTGGAAAACATGCCTTGGCTGCGCCTTCTCTTCCGGGATGACCAGGGGGGACTGCTGGTCTTTCATGGGTACCTGAACATCTTCCTGACGATCCTCTGGCTGATGGGGTGCATGAACGCCATTAATCTGTCAGATGGGCTCGATGGGCTGGCAAGCGGCACGACCCTCATAGCGGGGGCGGCGTTTCTTTTCCTGGCATCGCTGTCCGATCAGCATGTGGCGGCGTTGCTGGCGGCAGCGATGTGCGGCGCGGCGCTGGGGTTTCTGCCGCACAACTTCCCCAAAGCGAAGATCATTCTCGGCGATGCCGGAAGCCTCCTGTTTGGATTTTTGTTGGGAGCCATCGCCATCGAAGGGGCGTACAAGACTGCTGCGGGTCTGACGCTGCTCCTGCCGTTCCTCATCCTGGGTGTCCCGATTTTCGACACCACCTGGGCGATGATTCGCCGCTCCCTCTCCGGCCAGCCGATTGGTGTCCCGGACAAGAACCACATCCACCATCAGTTGCTGCGACGGGGTCTGACGCCCAATCAGGCGACCCTGCTGCTCTGGAGCTGCACCGCAGCCCTGGCGTGCGTGGCGATTTGGGTGGCCGGACACTAG
- the emrE gene encoding Multidrug transporter EmrE, with amino-acid sequence MTPYLLLGLAILFEIAGTTSMKLSVGFTKLVPSLGVVVGYGCAFALMAQTLKVLPLGVVYAIWSGVGTAGTALIGLWLFREALGAPQLAGIGLIIAGVVLLQWSTPPATG; translated from the coding sequence ATGACTCCCTACCTGCTGCTGGGGTTGGCGATCCTTTTTGAGATTGCCGGGACGACCTCCATGAAGCTGTCGGTCGGCTTCACAAAGCTGGTGCCAAGTCTGGGTGTCGTCGTTGGGTATGGCTGCGCGTTTGCCCTGATGGCGCAGACCCTCAAGGTGCTGCCGCTGGGGGTGGTCTACGCCATCTGGTCGGGCGTGGGGACCGCAGGGACTGCGCTCATTGGTCTGTGGCTCTTTCGGGAAGCCTTGGGAGCTCCGCAGCTTGCGGGCATCGGACTCATCATCGCCGGCGTCGTGCTGTTGCAGTGGTCGACCCCTCCGGCGACCGGCTAA